In Capsicum annuum cultivar UCD-10X-F1 chromosome 8, UCD10Xv1.1, whole genome shotgun sequence, the genomic window tttgaggctctatatggaaggagatgtagatctccgattggttggtttgatataGGTAAAACCACTTTGATAGGgcctgatttggtgtttgatgctttgaagaaagttcagctaattcgggagaggcttaaggcagcccaaagccgacagaaatACTATGCAAATATGaagagaaaagatcttgagtttgagattggtgatttgaatatctaaaaatctatcccatgaaaggggtaaagaggtttggtaagaagggaaagcttagtccccgatatgttgtccCTTACAAAATATTTAGCCATTTctgaaaggtggcttatgagcttgagttgcctacagacttAGCATCAATGCACCaagtattccatatctctttgttgaagaagtgtattggtgacccagctataGTTGTCCACCTAGAGAGcgtagatgttcaaaatagtctttcatattgtaagaccccacaaaatcctagtcGTTTCAGTTCCTTATAGCATAACAAAAGAGGTTCAAACTTAGAAACTTCAGCTATGTATTGACAATTAGTCTCATTTTAGCCTTGATATTTCAATGAcattattttcaatctttccgggattggattattgatttttaaattaattcaagatcatagatgtcaataggtcatgttgggtgagttttagaatttttggacttcgtttaagtcatgtttggatgcccaaaatattGCATCAAAGCGATCAGGACGCGACGCGTTAGTAATCATGTCGACAACATCAATGCGGTGCGTCGACAATGGCATCGACACCATTGATGCGGCGCGTAGGGTATCACATCACTAGGAAGTTTCTGTGTATTAAAATCCAACTTTCCAAGGGCAATTGAGTCattttcccctcacccaattcagctaAACACTAGATTAAACTCTCAAAAGGGCAAATTacattcattattcataaaatcctctcaaggacaaagccctagtttcttcaagttcaagatcaagttccaagaaatcctccgcaatttcatcaaaatcaaaaatcaaggtatattaggtgttcatccttgggtttcctttcacccttggagttcaagaaccttttttaaactacaagtttactgatttcatgatttatatgtttgaattggattgtgttcatgtatgtactgatctatgtttttcaagcaaagactCATTACATGTTTTAAGTGATTTAACTAGCAAGTATATAGAATTATGTGatcctcatgttaaacccttgaattggaAGTTGAGTGTTGTAcccatgatgtttatatcttgatgaattccaacaacaaaaacaacaacaaacccagtgtattaccacatagtgaggtctggggagggtaaaatgtacgcactctataccactacctccggagaggtagcaaggttgattttgatagacccccatctcaagacaaagaataataagtaaattcataataaagcatgaaacacgTTGGAACAATAAAAATAAGGAACCCACATAGTAGAAACCTATACAAACAAACCAAAGGCAGCCTCACTTACAATACCCCCACCCAAAGCTCTCCTAGCTTCCGACTACAGCCCACCTGTAggcactaaccttctactcttatctgcgtcctccacaccttcctatctagtgtcatgtcctccataagctATAACTGCTCTATGTCTCATCTAATCACTTCCCTCTGATAGTTCTTTGTACTACCCCTACCCTACCTGATACAATCCAAAACCAGTctttcacacctacgaactggggcatccgcgcccctcctACTCATATGCCGGAACCATCTCAACTAAacttcccacatcttgtcctccatcaaAGCCACTCCAAACCTCtttcgaataatctcattcctaatccTACCACTCCTAGTAAGCCCACatatccaatgcaacattctcattttttcccccttcaatttttggatatggGCATTCTTTACCGGCGAAAACTCCGCTCCATATAACATGGTTGgatggactgccactctataaaattttcctttaagtttGAATGGCAATTTCTTATCACATAACACTCCTGAGACTAGCCTCCACTTCACCCAACCTACCCCAATCCAGTGGGAGATATCCTCACCAACGTCATTATTTCCCTAAATCAAGGACCCGAGATAGttaaaactatccctcctacACACTACCTGAGAGTCCAACCTAACTACCAACTTGTCCTCTTGTcccaagtcattaaacttgcattcaatatactctgtcttgctcctactcaacctgaaccctttagactcaagtgtTTGTCTCCAAacttctaatttatcattcacacctccccgcatctcatcaatcaacactacatcatccgcaaaaagaaTGAACCAAGGCACAATACCCTAAATACGTCACATTAAAACATCCATCACTAAAGAAAACagaaaagggctaagagtcgatccctgatgcaaccctgttaGGACCAGAAAATGCTCAGAATCTTCTCTCGccatcctcacctgagtcttagctccttcatacatgtccttaatcaatCTGATGTATTTCACCGGGACCTCACTcatctccaagcatctccaaagaacctccctagaaACTTTGTCGTATgtcttctccaagtcgataaatacTATGTggagatccttcttcctttccctatactactccaccagtctccgtaccaggtgaatttcCTCCATCGTCGAGTGATCGGGCATAAAGCCAAACTAGTTCTtcaaaatagacactatctttCTCAATCTCCGCTCTACCACACTCTCCCtaatcttcatagtatgactcaacaacttaatacccctatagttgttgcaactctgaaggaatcatggtgctccacctcTACGGGTCAGGCATTTTTACAATTTTGAAAATGCCATTAAACAATTTGGTCAACCAACTTAAACCAGCTCTTCCCACAAACTTTCAAAAGTCCACAGGGATCTCGTCAGGCCCTGTTGCCCTACCCCTCCGCATTCTGCGAATAGCCTCACTGACCTCTACCACCTTAAAATACCTACAATACCAAAAATTGTGACACCTATCTGAGTGCTctagctcccctaacacaatatcCCTGTCCCCCTCTCATTTAAAAGTCTAtaaaaatacgactgccatcttttcttaatatgaGCTTCCTCCACCAGCACACTACCACTctctcccttaatgcacttcacttggtctaggtcacgaccctttctctccctcgccttagcaagcctatacaacttttttTCTTCACCTCGCTCCTCCAACCCcgtatacaagctctcaaaagttgtCGTCTTAGCAgctgtaactgctaacttagcctctttcctagctaacttgtactccttcTTACTATCTCACTTATCCTCTTCATCCGCattctcaaccaacttagcatacaccTCCTTCTTATGCACCACTTTCTTTTGTACTTTTTCATTCCACCATTAATCCCTCTGCTGCTGACCGACCCGGCCTCTCGAGAAACCTAACACCTTTTTAGATGTGTCCTAGATACACCTAGTAGCCCTATCCAACATACCATCCACATCGCCCCTACATTACCAAACCTCTATTTCCGCCACCTTCTCTCCTATCTCCAATGCACTAATCGGAGTCAAGccccccacttaattctaggatgccctttctctctcttcctttTCCTATTCTTTTTAAAGCCCAAATCCATTGCTAGAAGCTTGTGTTAGGTCAAAAGGCTCTCACCCAGGATGGCTTTACAATCCTtgcacaacaccctatccccctTCCAAAgtagcaaaaagtcaatctgtGTCTTATCTATTATGCTTTGGAAGGTGACCAGGTGATCTTCCTTCTTCAGAAACCTCGAATTCACTACTACCAACCCAAaagccctcgcaaaatccaataaAGCAACTTCCTCATCATTCCTCTCCCCAAAACCATAACCCCTATGCACATCGCTATAGCCCCCTGATACCACCCTGATGTGACCATTAAAATCCCCTCTTACAACAATCTTCTTAAAGCTAGGCATGCCTCTTACCACCtcgtccaaagcctcccaaaactgcTTTTTCTCCTCCCCATCCAACTCCACCTGAggcgcataaacactacacacattcAAAGTATATCCCCCAATGACTAACTTAATTGTCAGCAGCCTATCGTTGACCCTCTTAATCTCCACTACTTGCCCTCTAAGTTCtttatctactaagatgccaactacATTCCTACGCCTATCACTCCCCAAGTACCAAAGCTTGTACCCATCcatatccctagccttagaccctacccacttggtcttcTGAACACATGCAATATTAATtatcctctttctaagaatcttcactagCTCTATTGACTTATCCTGAAGGGTTCCTATGTTCCAAAACCCCACCCTCACCCTATCTATACTAGTAACACATCTACCTTTACTACCCTTCACTCCATACTCCACCATGACCTAACACCATATGTTTCCCCCAGTTCCAAACAGTCTTCCCCTCTTCCCCCACCCTAATAGCCAACCTCAGGCCCAAACCCCTCGGACATAACCTTACCCTATCATCACCGCCAAAAGCCTTCCcttaagaaaaacaaacaaagcaagaaaaaaaactaaactatgaTACAAACAAAACACTAAACTAAGATAGcaaaaaaaactaaatatcagGAAATATAGGGTACACAAATGGCCTAGCACCAAAGACaaaaaaaacaatagtaaaagTAGTGCAAGATAGGACAACCAATAAATATCTTGATCAATTCCATGTACATTAATTattctccccaagtgtttgatagaatgcctatgtcaATTGAGTActgaattcatgacatgttaccATGTGGTCCAATTAATGTaaaagttcatgcctctcaagtgtttgacaaaatgtctaaataaatgcaAGGTTGACAAGTAACTAATATAATGCCTTCAAGATTTTTGCCATATTTTACTGTTGATGCTATCGAGTGCTGGGGGTATTCAAcacccgacaatctagctatttacctagaattacagtatacagaatagtctcaataaTGTTATGAGTAGTAGTACTCatttagttatagaactcaatgaactcagtccagttcagccaGTCAACACGATCATTATTAGTTAAGTCAAGCCCATTACAGTCTAGAGATTAGTTTTTTGtccatttagttgggagtagtattcagcaccaagcaaacccagggatatgggcattcctgccagtagagggtttggactttagtagtagtccctacattatagaactacatagccaacatagggtaagtcgtcctcctaccagattagggttgatgcaattatatatattccatgagtctttatgctagattagggttgacacaaaattataaatattccttggaaaggtgctaacacccttctaactgtggtcataggttggaccccaactcaatttataatcggggtatgtcggttatatgagcactcccacagttacagttttagtatttagtactCAAAAattagtattcagtaaagaacttagataattCTACTAAACCATgtctatcagttattagttacttaGCCACTAGAAATTAGTACTTCAATATCAGTCTAAACTTTCAGTTATCAAaaactttcagttatcagtattcagttatcaaaattaagtattttagttttactctAATTTAGACAGATGTTATATTCATagtattgcatattcagcatgttcagtagttaaatttttgcatgtactcttatcCAGTTACTTAAtgatattcattcagtcagttatcatctcatgcatatgaactcatgtatatcatcctacctcacttagcatataATATATTCCACGTATTGACATATACTCTTTCTtgtgcactatgatgtcttatatcataggtttagacacaTGGGATCTTGACCGACTTAGTAACCTAGGTTATCAGTAGCcattatagtggtgagtcctcatattttgaggataaagttattatttcagcattccagtagttcagtatgtttagtagtcagagttagttgtggacttgtcccatcaaccctatatttagatagttagaggctttcagactagactacgttagacagatgtttagttttttagttttactatcagtattcagtatttgttttcaattatgaaccttatggaaatttcagcctaacttcctcatatattttcagtattattattatttagtgctcataacaggtattagtaatgggttagcttgtggtccttcaggattgtaaGAACTATGTGATGCCCGGGGTGcagtcttggggcattacaaacttggtatcaaagcctaaggttctaaaTAATCCTAAAGAGTTTGAAAGCTATGTCAAAACAGAGTCTTATGTattggtgtgtagcacgccatacttatggaaagaaagctatgagacattttaggaaaaatttcccttttttcagtattcatgtcgttcgagtgagcatgagctcaagttaaactctctatctaatcaaatttttccttccatttacaaaacATTTCTCCTAAAGAGACTAATAAATAAAGATTGGAAAATCAACTAGCACCTCTCCCATTCTGGCAGATCCCTTGGTTGAGCTTATCTCTCACGCaaaatttagagcagctttcaccactttAGCTCATTTGGTAGCATCCCAGAATGAACACCCAGCTATTGTTCAgtccaacctagtggccaatactattgcagctagaattcaggacttcacctaaatgaatcctcaattatttttagggtctaagtctgaagagtaTCCACAGAAATTCTTttacatggtgcagaaggtaacagatattatggaGGTAACCACTGGTGAGAGTATTGAGTTagttgcatatcaattgcagTAACTCATA contains:
- the LOC107861159 gene encoding craniofacial development protein 2-like, producing the protein MDGYKLWYLGSDRRRNVVGILVDKELRGQVVEIKRVNDRLLTIKLVIGGYTLNVCSVYAPQVELDGEEKKQFWEALDEVVRGMPSFKKIVVRGDFNGHIRVVSGGYSDVHRGYGFGERNDEEVALLDFARAFGLVVVNSRFLKKEDHLVTFQSIIDKTQIDFLLLWKGDRVLCKDCKAILGESLLT